A stretch of DNA from Nitrospira sp. KM1:
GAGGACCTGATTGACGGTAATCGGAATTACGAGGCAGTTGTTTGCATCTACCCGTAGGGCATGCGGTCGGGCCTGCTTCGCTTGGAGGTACGGATGCTCAGAGCCTGATGGCTGACACTGATCCCATATCGCTCTGGCTCGGATCGCCGCCTCAGCATGTCGGCGCTGTTCTTCGTGTTCTCGCTGGTGCTTGACGGTCTCCAGGCGGCGTCGATATTGCTGCCGCTCTGCATCCGTCATCTGTGCATCTGATTTGCTTGACCATTTGTATTTGACACCCGTCCGCCAGCACCCAAAGGCTCCCGCAGGCACTCCATCCTCAAAAAATGTGTACCAGCCGGCATCGTCCTCAGGCTCCCCGTTGCTGGCGAAGCGACGGATCTTCCCATCAGCGTGAATGACAGACGGTGGGGTCAACCCTTTTTGTTGGATCGCCGTTCTAAAAGCCTCAGCCAGCAACATGACGGGCCTCCTCCTCTCGCTGAATCACCATATCGAGGCGAAGCGACAGGACGGGATCAAATCTCGATGTCATGAGGGCTTCGAGAAGCGCTCGGCTAAGAATCGGTTTGATATGTTCGAAGCCGGTAGGCGGTAAAGGAGTCTGTTTACCGATCGACACTGTTTCTGGTATGGTCAGCATCCCATTGCCTTTCAGTTTTAACCGCCGGTGGAGTTCGTGGCTCCTTCCGGCGGTTTTTTATTCCCATTACTCTTCAGCCGATCGAAGTAGCGCCGCTTTTGCTGCCTCGATATCGATCCGTACCCCGCGCCCTCTGGCGCCAACTGCATATGACGGGATCCGACAGCTCTTCGCCAATCTGTACAAACTCGAAGGAGCCATTCCTAATACAGACGCGGCCTGGCGGACCGTGACAAGCGGCTCAA
This window harbors:
- a CDS encoding helix-turn-helix domain-containing protein; protein product: MSNSHRIEPLVTVRQAASVLGMAPSSLYRLAKSCRIPSYAVGARGRGVRIDIEAAKAALLRSAEE